One window of the Hemitrygon akajei chromosome 5, sHemAka1.3, whole genome shotgun sequence genome contains the following:
- the LOC140728516 gene encoding uncharacterized protein isoform X4 gives MAEENSTVSCSAEAEKTITSVHHPEMVDNIKGAVDAIQSTEENIPSDAVSNFLLPENITSSEGAKSTTEENCSLSEEIIADNKTITGTEQTESCSKENCPAPEGIPCNEETCLTIEQVVSTEKEISYPADEITPCTKEDCLSPDLATQTAQKSDSSAVKAVPIPTQTNLPCEQTLVQETTSSTENINQPTEDMVLTTESAKSFTAETVIPEVTSIQSTGLESEVAPSSSFIEEGIALPSTLLENSADGERTETVLAVEKAIELSEVCKEKADQNVINHNTNENGDEIQADEEIDSQEFQESSDLESPSTSPIQPESLTNTDYAEEQSRPSSRPDVTKHTYSRHSPKVN, from the exons ATGGCTGAAGAAAACTCTACGGTGTCTTGTTCAGCTGAAGCTGAGAAGACTATAACTAGTGTACATCATCCAGAAATGGTTGATAATATCAAAGGAGCAGTAGACGCCATCCAATCAACAGAAGAAAATATCCCATCAGATGCGGTAAGCAATTTTCTTTTACCTGAAAATATTACATCCAGTGAAGGAGCCAAATCAACTACTGAAGAAAATTGTTCACTTTCAGAAGAGATAATTGCAGATAACAAGACCATTACAGGCACTGAACAAACAGAGTCATGTAGTAAAGAGAATTGTCCAGCTCCAGAGGGCATCCCATGTAATGAGGAAACCTGTTTAACTATTGAACAGGTTGTTTCAACTGAAAAGGAAATCAGTTATCCTGCAGACGAGATTACCCCATGTACCAAGGAAGACTGTTTATCTCCAGACCTGGCCACGCAGACTGCCCAGAAAAGTGATTCTTCTGCTGTCAAGGCCGTGCCTATTCCCACGCAAACTAATTTGCCTTGTGAACAGACACTTGTTCAGGAGACAACTTCCTCAACTGAAAACATAAATCAGCCCACAGAGGACATGGTCTTAACTACAGAAAGTGCCAAATCATTCACAGCAGAAACTGTTATTCCTGAAGTAACATCGATTCAAAGTACAGGTCTAGAGTCTGAGGTAGCACCTTCAAGTTCTTTCATAGAAGAAGGAATAGCACTACCGAGCACTCTTTTGGAAAACTCTGCTGATGGTGAAAGAACTGAAACAG TTCTTGCAGTGGAGAAGGCTATCGAATTATCAGAAGTGTGCAAGGAGAAAGCAGATCAAAATGTAATAAATCACAATACCAATGAAAATGGCGATGAAATACAGGCCGATGAAGAGATTGACTCACAAGAATTCCAAGAGAGCAGTGACTTAGAGTCACCTTCAACTAGTCCTATTCAACCAGAATCACTGACTAATACCGACTATGCTGAGGAGCAATCAAGACCATCAAGCCGACCTGATGTTACCAAACACACCTACTCCAG
- the LOC140728516 gene encoding uncharacterized protein isoform X2, with the protein MAEENSTVSCSAEAEKTITSVHHPEMVDNIKGAVDAIQSTEENIPSDAVSNFLLPENITSSEGAKSTTEENCSLSEEIIADNKTITGTEQTESCSKENCPAPEGIPCNEETCLTIEQVVSTEKEISYPADEITPCTKEDCLSPDLATQTAQKSDSSAVKAVPIPTQTNLPCEQTLVQETTSSTENINQPTEDMVLTTESAKSFTAETVIPEVTSIQSTGLESEVAPSSSFIEEGIALPSTLLENSADGERTETVLAVEKAIELSEVCKEKADQNVINHNTNENGDEIQADEEIDSQEFQESSDLESPSTSPIQPESLTNTDYAEEQSRPSSRPDVTKHTYSRSADAGNPKQHIQNTGGTGQVGPEEESRPETSTIHSKLSCWTATGLLLDSRGAAWPRL; encoded by the exons ATGGCTGAAGAAAACTCTACGGTGTCTTGTTCAGCTGAAGCTGAGAAGACTATAACTAGTGTACATCATCCAGAAATGGTTGATAATATCAAAGGAGCAGTAGACGCCATCCAATCAACAGAAGAAAATATCCCATCAGATGCGGTAAGCAATTTTCTTTTACCTGAAAATATTACATCCAGTGAAGGAGCCAAATCAACTACTGAAGAAAATTGTTCACTTTCAGAAGAGATAATTGCAGATAACAAGACCATTACAGGCACTGAACAAACAGAGTCATGTAGTAAAGAGAATTGTCCAGCTCCAGAGGGCATCCCATGTAATGAGGAAACCTGTTTAACTATTGAACAGGTTGTTTCAACTGAAAAGGAAATCAGTTATCCTGCAGACGAGATTACCCCATGTACCAAGGAAGACTGTTTATCTCCAGACCTGGCCACGCAGACTGCCCAGAAAAGTGATTCTTCTGCTGTCAAGGCCGTGCCTATTCCCACGCAAACTAATTTGCCTTGTGAACAGACACTTGTTCAGGAGACAACTTCCTCAACTGAAAACATAAATCAGCCCACAGAGGACATGGTCTTAACTACAGAAAGTGCCAAATCATTCACAGCAGAAACTGTTATTCCTGAAGTAACATCGATTCAAAGTACAGGTCTAGAGTCTGAGGTAGCACCTTCAAGTTCTTTCATAGAAGAAGGAATAGCACTACCGAGCACTCTTTTGGAAAACTCTGCTGATGGTGAAAGAACTGAAACAG TTCTTGCAGTGGAGAAGGCTATCGAATTATCAGAAGTGTGCAAGGAGAAAGCAGATCAAAATGTAATAAATCACAATACCAATGAAAATGGCGATGAAATACAGGCCGATGAAGAGATTGACTCACAAGAATTCCAAGAGAGCAGTGACTTAGAGTCACCTTCAACTAGTCCTATTCAACCAGAATCACTGACTAATACCGACTATGCTGAGGAGCAATCAAGACCATCAAGCCGACCTGATGTTACCAAACACACCTACTCCAG gtcagcagatgctggaaatccaaaacaacacatccaaaacactggaggaacaggTCAGGTAGGTCCTgaggaagagtctcggcctgaaacatcaactatccatTCAAAGTt
- the LOC140728516 gene encoding uncharacterized protein isoform X3, whose product MAEENSTVSCSAEAEKTITSVHHPEMVDNIKGAVDAIQSTEENIPSDAVSNFLLPENITSSEGAKSTTEENCSLSEEIIADNKTITGTEQTESCSKENCPAPEGIPCNEETCLTIEQVVSTEKEISYPADEITPCTKEDCLSPDLATQTAQKSDSSAVKAVPIPTQTNLPCEQTLVQETTSSTENINQPTEDMVLTTESAKSFTAETVIPEVTSIQSTGLESEVAPSSSFIEEGIALPSTLLENSADGERTETVLAVEKAIELSEVCKEKADQNVINHNTNENGDEIQADEEIDSQEFQESSDLESPSTSPIQPESLTNTDYAEEQSRPSSRPDVTKHTYSRYNTVSYRKIKKGNTKQRIDEFESMLQIN is encoded by the exons ATGGCTGAAGAAAACTCTACGGTGTCTTGTTCAGCTGAAGCTGAGAAGACTATAACTAGTGTACATCATCCAGAAATGGTTGATAATATCAAAGGAGCAGTAGACGCCATCCAATCAACAGAAGAAAATATCCCATCAGATGCGGTAAGCAATTTTCTTTTACCTGAAAATATTACATCCAGTGAAGGAGCCAAATCAACTACTGAAGAAAATTGTTCACTTTCAGAAGAGATAATTGCAGATAACAAGACCATTACAGGCACTGAACAAACAGAGTCATGTAGTAAAGAGAATTGTCCAGCTCCAGAGGGCATCCCATGTAATGAGGAAACCTGTTTAACTATTGAACAGGTTGTTTCAACTGAAAAGGAAATCAGTTATCCTGCAGACGAGATTACCCCATGTACCAAGGAAGACTGTTTATCTCCAGACCTGGCCACGCAGACTGCCCAGAAAAGTGATTCTTCTGCTGTCAAGGCCGTGCCTATTCCCACGCAAACTAATTTGCCTTGTGAACAGACACTTGTTCAGGAGACAACTTCCTCAACTGAAAACATAAATCAGCCCACAGAGGACATGGTCTTAACTACAGAAAGTGCCAAATCATTCACAGCAGAAACTGTTATTCCTGAAGTAACATCGATTCAAAGTACAGGTCTAGAGTCTGAGGTAGCACCTTCAAGTTCTTTCATAGAAGAAGGAATAGCACTACCGAGCACTCTTTTGGAAAACTCTGCTGATGGTGAAAGAACTGAAACAG TTCTTGCAGTGGAGAAGGCTATCGAATTATCAGAAGTGTGCAAGGAGAAAGCAGATCAAAATGTAATAAATCACAATACCAATGAAAATGGCGATGAAATACAGGCCGATGAAGAGATTGACTCACAAGAATTCCAAGAGAGCAGTGACTTAGAGTCACCTTCAACTAGTCCTATTCAACCAGAATCACTGACTAATACCGACTATGCTGAGGAGCAATCAAGACCATCAAGCCGACCTGATGTTACCAAACACACCTACTCCAGGTACAATACTGTCTCTTATCGCAAGATCAAAAAAGGAAATACTAAGCAGCGTATTGATGAATTTGAGTCAATGTTACAAATAAATTAA
- the LOC140728516 gene encoding uncharacterized protein isoform X1 — MAEENSTVSCSAEAEKTITSVHHPEMVDNIKGAVDAIQSTEENIPSDAVSNFLLPENITSSEGAKSTTEENCSLSEEIIADNKTITGTEQTESCSKENCPAPEGIPCNEETCLTIEQVVSTEKEISYPADEITPCTKEDCLSPDLATQTAQKSDSSAVKAVPIPTQTNLPCEQTLVQETTSSTENINQPTEDMVLTTESAKSFTAETVIPEVTSIQSTGLESEVAPSSSFIEEGIALPSTLLENSADGERTETVLAVEKAIELSEVCKEKADQNVINHNTNENGDEIQADEEIDSQEFQESSDLESPSTSPIQPESLTNTDYAEEQSRPSSRPDVTKHTYSRSADAGNPKQHIQNTGGTGQVGPEEESRPETSTIHSKLCHHLLPPGWSNISLPQWRERDRV, encoded by the exons ATGGCTGAAGAAAACTCTACGGTGTCTTGTTCAGCTGAAGCTGAGAAGACTATAACTAGTGTACATCATCCAGAAATGGTTGATAATATCAAAGGAGCAGTAGACGCCATCCAATCAACAGAAGAAAATATCCCATCAGATGCGGTAAGCAATTTTCTTTTACCTGAAAATATTACATCCAGTGAAGGAGCCAAATCAACTACTGAAGAAAATTGTTCACTTTCAGAAGAGATAATTGCAGATAACAAGACCATTACAGGCACTGAACAAACAGAGTCATGTAGTAAAGAGAATTGTCCAGCTCCAGAGGGCATCCCATGTAATGAGGAAACCTGTTTAACTATTGAACAGGTTGTTTCAACTGAAAAGGAAATCAGTTATCCTGCAGACGAGATTACCCCATGTACCAAGGAAGACTGTTTATCTCCAGACCTGGCCACGCAGACTGCCCAGAAAAGTGATTCTTCTGCTGTCAAGGCCGTGCCTATTCCCACGCAAACTAATTTGCCTTGTGAACAGACACTTGTTCAGGAGACAACTTCCTCAACTGAAAACATAAATCAGCCCACAGAGGACATGGTCTTAACTACAGAAAGTGCCAAATCATTCACAGCAGAAACTGTTATTCCTGAAGTAACATCGATTCAAAGTACAGGTCTAGAGTCTGAGGTAGCACCTTCAAGTTCTTTCATAGAAGAAGGAATAGCACTACCGAGCACTCTTTTGGAAAACTCTGCTGATGGTGAAAGAACTGAAACAG TTCTTGCAGTGGAGAAGGCTATCGAATTATCAGAAGTGTGCAAGGAGAAAGCAGATCAAAATGTAATAAATCACAATACCAATGAAAATGGCGATGAAATACAGGCCGATGAAGAGATTGACTCACAAGAATTCCAAGAGAGCAGTGACTTAGAGTCACCTTCAACTAGTCCTATTCAACCAGAATCACTGACTAATACCGACTATGCTGAGGAGCAATCAAGACCATCAAGCCGACCTGATGTTACCAAACACACCTACTCCAG gtcagcagatgctggaaatccaaaacaacacatccaaaacactggaggaacaggTCAGGTAGGTCCTgaggaagagtctcggcctgaaacatcaactatccatTCAAAGTt